From Candidatus Atelocyanobacterium thalassa isolate ALOHA, a single genomic window includes:
- a CDS encoding quinone-dependent dihydroorotate dehydrogenase — MFKIIRSFYPFFLRLIINYPEKAHQFFLESLSLLNQKRHTSFGNYLLSNISNSFQYDDIRLKQNLWGLDFNIPIGLAAGFDKNGLATSIWNSFGFGFIEVGAVTFHAQDGNPKPRLFRLPSDKAILNRLGANNDGAASIAERLTIESRAQTFKVPVGINLCKSKVTPLDLAVDDYLSSFHRLESCVDYFTINVSSPNTPGLRILQEKEYLENILYRLQLENKFNKPLFIKISPDLTWESIKAIIELSKTHNLSGIVATNTTIKRENLNTITLNSTGNYVEKELGGISGKPISERSTEIIRFIYKESKGTLPIIGVGGIFNTEDAWNKISAGATLLQLYTGWIYQGPWCIPEIANGLTLQLEKHKLSHISQVIGSEIPFC, encoded by the coding sequence ATGTTTAAAATAATTCGATCTTTTTACCCTTTTTTCTTACGCTTAATTATAAATTATCCGGAAAAAGCTCATCAATTCTTTCTAGAAAGCTTAAGCTTATTAAACCAAAAACGTCATACTTCTTTCGGAAATTATTTATTATCAAACATAAGCAATTCTTTTCAGTACGATGACATACGTCTTAAGCAAAATTTATGGGGACTTGACTTTAATATTCCTATAGGATTAGCTGCTGGATTTGATAAAAATGGTTTAGCAACAAGCATATGGAATAGTTTTGGTTTTGGCTTTATTGAAGTTGGAGCTGTTACCTTTCATGCTCAAGATGGTAATCCAAAACCAAGATTATTTCGTTTACCTTCAGATAAGGCAATTTTAAATAGGTTAGGTGCAAATAACGATGGAGCTGCATCTATAGCTGAAAGATTGACAATAGAAAGTCGAGCACAAACTTTTAAAGTTCCAGTAGGTATTAATTTATGTAAATCAAAAGTTACTCCTCTAGATTTAGCCGTTGATGATTATTTAAGTAGTTTTCATCGCCTTGAGTCTTGTGTAGATTATTTCACTATTAATGTGAGCTCTCCTAATACACCTGGTCTTAGGATATTACAAGAAAAAGAATATTTAGAAAATATTTTATACAGGTTACAACTAGAGAATAAATTTAATAAACCTTTATTTATCAAGATTTCTCCTGATTTAACTTGGGAATCTATCAAAGCGATTATTGAATTATCTAAAACTCATAATTTATCAGGAATTGTGGCTACTAATACAACTATTAAACGCGAAAATTTGAATACTATCACTTTAAACTCAACGGGAAACTATGTTGAAAAAGAACTTGGAGGTATTAGTGGAAAGCCAATTAGTGAGAGATCAACAGAAATAATTAGATTTATTTACAAGGAATCTAAAGGCACATTGCCTATTATAGGAGTAGGAGGAATTTTTAATACAGAAGATGCCTGGAATAAAATATCTGCAGGAGCGACATTATTGCAATTATATACAGGTTGGATATATCAAGGTCCTTGGTGTATACCAGAGATAGCAAATGGGTTAACTCTTCAATTAGAAAAGCATAAACTATCCCATATTTCTCAAGTTATAGGTAGCGAAATTCCTTTTTGTTGA
- the opcA gene encoding glucose-6-phosphate dehydrogenase assembly protein OpcA, whose protein sequence is MTTQTLPIVSLQDSKDVSINAIEAELSNIWQSYNNDDGIIATRANTFTFIIYEPGPTQYLLAVLGFYTGTIDGIVGPRTIAAIKSAEETYNLKVTGESSEEFILKLQSEFKQAKAKGQLSDLQKITAQSYSPDLEETGLANFNPCRVITIRPTVDSNDQEVRAQVSASCPINKQGNHILTCCEYITLQGSADALEKVSDVISDLSIDGLPTCTWWKAIPEPEYELFKKLASQSNTLVVDSSTFSNSASQLAKLGKMLEQNLPLADLNWVRLSPWQELTAAAFDPPERRNAVLEIDRIAIDYEKGNSAQALMYLGWVASRLQWKPISYEYEEGDYNVCRVKLLNNEQRSIEAELSGIPLADWGDVLGDLISLKLSSTNPKADCCTVLCSGTTGCMRMEASGGAQACRIEQVTSLADQKTDNLIQRQLQRWGTDALYKESMEVVSSMLKLALN, encoded by the coding sequence ATGACTACTCAAACTCTTCCAATCGTTTCCTTGCAAGATTCCAAGGATGTTTCCATAAATGCCATTGAAGCCGAACTAAGCAATATTTGGCAAAGTTATAATAACGATGATGGAATTATAGCTACTCGTGCCAATACATTTACTTTTATCATTTATGAGCCTGGACCAACCCAGTATCTATTAGCTGTTCTTGGCTTCTATACAGGCACTATTGATGGCATAGTTGGACCTCGTACTATTGCTGCGATTAAATCTGCAGAAGAAACATATAACTTGAAAGTAACAGGTGAATCTAGCGAAGAATTTATTCTTAAGTTGCAGTCAGAGTTTAAACAAGCTAAAGCTAAAGGACAGCTTAGTGATTTGCAAAAAATTACTGCTCAGTCTTACTCTCCTGACTTAGAAGAGACAGGTTTAGCTAATTTTAATCCTTGTAGGGTAATTACAATTCGTCCTACTGTTGATAGTAATGATCAAGAAGTTAGGGCACAAGTCTCTGCCTCTTGTCCTATCAACAAGCAAGGTAACCATATTCTAACTTGTTGCGAATATATTACATTACAAGGAAGTGCTGATGCTTTAGAAAAAGTTAGTGATGTTATTTCAGATTTAAGTATTGATGGACTACCTACATGTACTTGGTGGAAAGCTATCCCTGAACCGGAGTATGAACTTTTTAAAAAGTTAGCCTCTCAAAGTAATACTTTAGTCGTAGATTCTAGTACTTTTAGTAATTCTGCTAGTCAACTAGCAAAGTTAGGGAAAATGTTAGAACAAAACTTACCTTTAGCTGATTTAAATTGGGTGAGGCTTAGTCCATGGCAAGAATTAACAGCTGCTGCTTTTGATCCTCCGGAACGCCGTAATGCTGTTTTAGAAATTGACCGTATTGCTATTGATTATGAAAAAGGAAATTCAGCCCAAGCATTAATGTACTTGGGTTGGGTTGCTAGTCGTTTGCAATGGAAACCTATTTCTTATGAGTATGAAGAAGGTGACTACAATGTTTGTAGAGTTAAGCTTCTTAATAACGAGCAAAGAAGTATAGAGGCTGAATTATCTGGAATACCTTTGGCAGATTGGGGTGATGTATTAGGCGATTTAATTAGTCTGAAATTAAGTTCTACAAACCCAAAAGCAGATTGCTGTACAGTATTATGTTCTGGGACTACTGGATGTATGAGAATGGAGGCATCTGGTGGTGCTCAAGCTTGTCGTATTGAACAAGTAACATCTCTAGCAGATCAGAAAACTGACAACTTAATTCAAAGGCAGCTTCAAAGATGGGGTACAGATGCTTTGTATAAAGAAAGTATGGAAGTTGTTAGTTCTATGCTTAAACTAGCTCTAAATTAA
- the hemF gene encoding oxygen-dependent coproporphyrinogen oxidase, with amino-acid sequence MTSQRETNSSSYKISTPPEDAKTRVSQFMKNLQDEICHSLEKADRRGQFQEDNWQREEGGGGRSRVLKNGDLLEQGGVNFSEVWGEKLPLSIIKQRPEAQGHKFYATGTSMVLHPHNPYIPTVHLNYRYFEAGPVWWFGGGIDLTPYYPFAEDATFFHKTLKQTCDKHHEQYYPTFKSWCDEYFYLKHRQETRGVGGIFFDYQDGSYPLYRGSSTDKTVSKDDAQISISESKPRTWEDIFAFVSDCGQTFLPAYLPIVEKRRDLQYGDRERQFQLYRRGRYVEFNLVYDRGTIFGLQTNGRTESILMSLPPLVRWEYSYEPKVNTPEFELYKTFLKPQDWANWK; translated from the coding sequence ATGACGTCTCAAAGAGAAACCAATTCTTCCTCCTATAAAATTTCCACACCTCCTGAAGATGCAAAAACTAGAGTAAGTCAGTTTATGAAGAATCTTCAGGATGAAATTTGTCATTCGTTAGAAAAAGCAGATCGTCGAGGTCAATTTCAAGAAGATAATTGGCAAAGAGAGGAAGGTGGTGGTGGACGCTCTCGGGTTTTAAAAAATGGTGACCTACTTGAACAAGGAGGGGTAAACTTTTCTGAAGTTTGGGGTGAAAAATTACCGTTATCAATTATAAAACAACGGCCTGAAGCTCAAGGGCATAAATTTTATGCTACAGGAACTTCTATGGTTTTACATCCTCACAACCCTTATATTCCAACAGTTCATCTCAATTATCGTTATTTTGAAGCAGGTCCTGTTTGGTGGTTTGGAGGAGGAATTGATCTAACCCCTTATTACCCATTCGCGGAAGATGCAACTTTTTTTCATAAGACTTTAAAACAAACTTGTGACAAACATCACGAACAATATTATCCAACTTTCAAATCTTGGTGTGATGAGTATTTTTACCTTAAACATCGTCAAGAAACGCGAGGTGTTGGAGGAATTTTCTTTGATTATCAAGATGGTAGTTACCCTCTGTATCGTGGTTCTAGTACTGACAAAACAGTCTCTAAAGATGATGCTCAAATCTCTATTTCTGAGTCAAAACCGCGTACGTGGGAAGATATATTTGCTTTTGTTAGCGATTGTGGACAGACTTTTTTGCCAGCGTATTTACCTATTGTTGAGAAACGTCGTGACCTTCAATATGGAGATAGAGAGCGTCAATTCCAGCTATACAGACGGGGACGCTATGTTGAGTTTAATCTGGTATACGACCGTGGTACAATCTTTGGACTACAAACTAATGGACGCACTGAGTCTATTTTAATGTCTTTACCACCATTAGTTCGTTGGGAGTATTCTTATGAACCGAAAGTCAATACTCCTGAATTTGAATTATATAAAACATTTTTAAAGCCTCAGGATTGGGCTAATTGGAAATAA
- a CDS encoding M16 family metallopeptidase, translating to MINNLFKLFCLIGYSVSIIYIFSFLYTSGNNLAFAKDTTSNSSSAIFPYLEDAAKKINEFTLDNGMKFIVMENHSAPVVSFVTYADVGGVDEPDNKTGVAHFLEHLAFKGTTEIGTTNYAEEKEILDNLDNVFNLIKEAKNKKDNNKVQLLTKEFYTLQAKAHNYVKQNEFGRIVETAGAVNINAATSPDSTIYFYSFPSNKLELWMSLESQRFLNPVFREFYKEKNIILEERRLRTENNPIGKMVEAFLDTAFVQHPYKRPVIGYSKDINGLTRKDVQDFFDIYYGPNNLTISIVGDVKFEEVKNLAQIYFGRYPSKVEPPKISTVEPGQPEKREITLNLDSQPWYLEGYHVPSLNHPDNAVYQVIANILSSGRTARLYKSLVEDKKVALVAQGLSGYPSDKYPNLMLFYAQTSPQASVEEVAEALSLEIKKLKTELVSEQELERTKNKLRASLLRSLDSNLGMARALAEYEVKTGQWNNLFSQVQDLEAVSAEDIKRIANVTFKEENMTIGRILPKKK from the coding sequence ATGATTAATAATTTGTTCAAATTATTTTGTTTAATTGGTTATTCTGTTAGCATTATCTATATTTTCTCTTTTCTATATACAAGCGGAAATAATCTCGCTTTTGCAAAAGATACCACTTCTAACTCATCTTCTGCTATTTTTCCTTATCTTGAGGATGCTGCTAAGAAAATCAATGAATTTACCCTTGATAATGGCATGAAATTTATTGTCATGGAAAATCATAGTGCACCTGTAGTATCTTTTGTAACTTATGCTGATGTTGGAGGAGTCGATGAACCTGACAACAAAACTGGAGTAGCACACTTCTTAGAGCACCTAGCTTTTAAAGGAACTACAGAAATTGGAACAACAAATTATGCTGAAGAAAAAGAGATCTTAGACAACTTAGATAATGTTTTCAATCTTATAAAAGAAGCGAAAAATAAAAAAGATAATAATAAAGTTCAACTGTTAACTAAGGAATTCTATACTTTACAGGCTAAAGCTCATAATTATGTTAAGCAGAATGAGTTTGGGCGCATTGTTGAAACAGCAGGAGCTGTTAATATTAATGCTGCAACTTCTCCAGATTCAACTATTTATTTTTATAGTTTTCCTTCAAATAAATTAGAATTATGGATGTCTTTAGAATCACAGCGGTTCTTAAATCCAGTATTTAGAGAGTTTTATAAAGAAAAAAATATTATTTTAGAAGAGCGTCGTCTTAGAACAGAAAATAATCCTATTGGTAAAATGGTAGAAGCTTTCTTAGATACTGCTTTCGTCCAACATCCCTACAAACGTCCAGTAATTGGTTATAGTAAGGATATCAATGGGCTTACTCGTAAAGATGTCCAAGATTTTTTTGATATTTATTATGGGCCAAATAATTTAACAATCTCTATTGTAGGAGATGTAAAATTTGAGGAAGTGAAAAATTTAGCTCAAATATATTTTGGGCGTTATCCTTCCAAGGTAGAGCCACCTAAAATATCTACAGTAGAGCCAGGACAGCCAGAAAAACGTGAAATTACATTAAATCTTGATTCTCAGCCTTGGTATTTAGAAGGATATCATGTACCCTCTCTGAATCATCCAGATAATGCTGTTTATCAAGTAATCGCTAATATATTGAGTTCTGGACGTACAGCTCGTCTCTATAAATCTTTAGTTGAAGATAAAAAAGTAGCTTTAGTTGCTCAAGGTTTAAGTGGTTATCCATCAGATAAATATCCTAACTTAATGCTTTTTTACGCACAAACTTCTCCCCAAGCTTCAGTTGAGGAAGTTGCAGAAGCTTTATCATTAGAAATCAAAAAATTGAAAACAGAGCTTGTTTCTGAGCAAGAATTAGAAAGAACTAAAAATAAATTGAGAGCTAGTCTTTTACGTTCTCTTGATTCCAACTTAGGCATGGCTCGTGCCTTGGCAGAATATGAAGTAAAAACTGGTCAATGGAATAATTTATTTAGTCAAGTTCAAGACCTGGAGGCTGTTAGTGCAGAAGATATTAAAAGAATTGCTAATGTTACCTTTAAAGAAGAAAACATGACTATTGGACGTATACTACCAAAGAAAAAATAA